The following are encoded in a window of Rosa chinensis cultivar Old Blush chromosome 4, RchiOBHm-V2, whole genome shotgun sequence genomic DNA:
- the LOC112200262 gene encoding probable peroxygenase 4, whose translation MGSSPVSETKNIQEVSGKFVPNEHDALQRHVAFFDRNHDGIVYPWETFQGFRAIGCGLLLSSFSAIFINFGLSRQTRPGKSFSLLFPIEVRNIHKAKHGSDSGVYDSEGRFVPCKFEEIFIKHAHTNPNALTSAELNGLLKANREPNDRRGWLAAWTEWKILYLLCKDKHGLLHKETIRAVYDGSLFDRMEKERSAAAAKKKDIV comes from the exons ATGGGTTCCTCTCCTGTATCAGAAACCAAGAATATTCAAG AAGTTAGTGGGAAATTTGTTCCGAATGAACACGATGCTCTGCAGAGGCATGTAGCATTCTTCGACAGGAATCACGATGGCATTGTTTATCCTTGGGAGACCTTTCAAG GTTTTCGTGCAATTGGGTGTGGCCTCCTCTTGTCCTCGTTCAGTGCTATCTTCATCAACTTCGGTCTCAGTCGGCAGACTCGCCCG GGAAAGTCGTTTTCTCTGCTGTTTCCGATTGAAGTTAGAAATATTCACAAAGCCAAACACGGCAGTGACTCAGGCGTCTACGACAGTGAAGGAAG GTTTGTTCCCTGTAAGTTTGAAGagattttcatcaagcatgcacATACTAATCCCAATGCTTTGACATCCGCTGAACTGAATGGGCTGCTCAAAGCGAATAGGGAACCAAATGATCGCAGAggatg GTTGGCTGCCTGGACTGAATGGAAGATCCTGTATTTGCTTTGCAAGGACAAGCATGGTTTACTGCACAAAGAAACCATTAGAGCTGTTTACGATGGGAGCTTGTTCGACCGTATGGAGAAGGAAAGATCAGCTGCAGCAGCCAAGAAGAAAGA TATtgtctga